In the genome of Streptococcus oralis, one region contains:
- a CDS encoding DUF1694 domain-containing protein encodes MTDVSKQILEKAHGGLKLNPDEQRCFLGTFEERVLGYADLETANDDKFQKGYVSILESLKKETQLLFVKISPQVEFDKQVFYLKQSKDADCQATIVSEGHNSSPFGLVIHSDAPVQTSEKDLRKAFSDLWQEKEMKKTPISLWKKWFG; translated from the coding sequence ATGACTGATGTATCAAAACAAATCCTAGAAAAAGCTCATGGTGGGCTTAAACTAAATCCAGATGAACAGAGATGTTTTCTCGGAACTTTCGAGGAACGTGTCCTTGGCTATGCAGACCTTGAAACAGCTAATGATGATAAATTTCAAAAGGGTTATGTATCTATTTTAGAGAGTCTAAAAAAAGAGACTCAACTTCTATTTGTCAAAATTTCTCCTCAGGTAGAGTTTGATAAACAAGTTTTTTATCTAAAACAATCCAAAGATGCTGACTGCCAAGCGACCATCGTTTCTGAAGGTCATAACTCTTCTCCTTTTGGCCTAGTTATCCATAGCGATGCCCCTGTTCAAACAAGTGAAAAAGACCTCAGAAAGGCCTTTTCAGACTTGTGGCAGGAAAAAGAGATGAAAAAAACTCCTATTTCTCTTTGGAAAAAGTGGTTTGGTTAA
- a CDS encoding glycerate kinase, whose translation MKIVIAPDSFKESLPASEVAKAIKRGLKKALPESKCLLLPVGDGGEGTVDAIKNSLGLVEKTALVTGPFGDEIQMTYVQKGELALFEVADLVGLAKIPIEKRNPLKIQTKGIGQLILYLIEQGMKEIYIGVGGTSSNDGGIGIAAGLGYQLYDKNGDELLAIGQSLFEITDISKEKVISIPSDVHIKILADVTNPLCGTHGATYTFGKQKGLNPAQFQKVDDAIENFYHKVAPEVLKLDGAGAGGGIAAGLCAFAGAEIVSGIQTCLDLINFDEQVVDADLVIVGEGRLDSQSLSGKAPIGVAKRTPNGVPVIAICGSLAEDLPPLPFENIIAAFSILEKSEPLEDSLKNAAIYLEDTAANIGQFLALKKN comes from the coding sequence ATGAAAATTGTTATAGCACCTGACTCTTTTAAGGAGAGTCTCCCTGCAAGTGAAGTAGCTAAAGCTATTAAACGAGGCCTTAAAAAGGCTCTGCCTGAATCGAAATGTTTGCTCTTACCTGTTGGCGATGGAGGGGAAGGAACAGTGGATGCCATTAAAAATTCACTTGGTCTTGTAGAAAAAACTGCTTTAGTGACAGGTCCCTTTGGAGATGAGATTCAAATGACTTATGTTCAAAAAGGAGAACTTGCTCTGTTCGAGGTGGCTGATCTAGTTGGGCTTGCTAAAATTCCTATTGAAAAACGAAATCCACTGAAGATTCAAACAAAGGGGATTGGTCAACTGATCCTATATTTAATCGAACAAGGAATGAAAGAAATCTATATAGGAGTTGGTGGGACATCCAGTAACGATGGAGGGATTGGGATTGCTGCAGGACTTGGTTACCAGTTATATGACAAAAATGGAGATGAACTTCTAGCTATTGGTCAGTCTTTGTTTGAAATTACTGATATTTCAAAGGAGAAAGTTATATCTATTCCTTCTGATGTGCATATTAAAATCTTAGCAGATGTGACCAATCCACTCTGTGGAACTCACGGTGCTACCTATACATTTGGAAAGCAAAAAGGATTAAACCCAGCTCAATTTCAAAAAGTTGATGATGCTATTGAAAACTTTTACCACAAAGTTGCACCTGAAGTGTTAAAATTGGATGGTGCTGGAGCAGGTGGCGGTATTGCAGCTGGCTTATGTGCTTTTGCTGGAGCAGAGATCGTATCTGGTATCCAAACTTGTTTGGATTTGATAAACTTTGATGAACAGGTTGTAGATGCAGATCTAGTTATTGTTGGTGAAGGTAGGTTAGATTCTCAAAGTTTATCTGGTAAGGCACCAATCGGAGTAGCAAAAAGAACACCAAATGGTGTTCCAGTTATTGCTATTTGTGGTAGTTTAGCTGAGGATTTACCTCCTTTACCATTTGAGAATATTATTGCCGCTTTTTCTATATTAGAAAAAAGTGAACCACTGGAAGACAGTCTAAAAAATGCAGCTATCTATTTAGAAGATACAGCTGCAAACATTGGTCAATTTTTAGCTTTGAAGAAAAATTAA
- the serB gene encoding phosphoserine phosphatase SerB, producing MNNVRGLCVLDVDGTLIEEEVIDLLGKEADCEEEVVLLTSQAMKGELDFETSLRKRVSLLKGLSIDVFDKIHHKLHFSKNATQFVKVLQENQIEVGLVSGGFTDVVKKLANDLGIRLFTANQLEIRDGYLTGNIKGPVISKEVKESTLLKWADELEVPIDRTIAIGDGANDLAMLKRAGIGIGFCAKEIVKEEIPLKIEDRDLTKVLNLIDFL from the coding sequence ATGAATAATGTTAGAGGACTTTGTGTCCTAGATGTTGATGGAACTCTGATAGAGGAAGAAGTTATTGATTTATTAGGGAAAGAGGCAGATTGTGAAGAAGAAGTAGTTTTGCTGACTTCCCAAGCTATGAAAGGGGAATTGGACTTTGAAACGAGTTTGAGAAAACGTGTTTCTCTTCTAAAAGGACTTTCTATAGATGTTTTCGATAAGATTCATCACAAATTACATTTTAGTAAAAATGCCACGCAATTTGTTAAAGTTCTTCAAGAAAATCAGATAGAAGTTGGTTTAGTATCAGGGGGATTTACCGATGTCGTAAAAAAATTAGCAAATGACTTAGGGATTCGTTTATTTACTGCTAATCAATTGGAAATCAGAGATGGGTATTTGACTGGAAATATTAAAGGTCCAGTTATTAGCAAAGAAGTTAAAGAATCGACTCTTCTAAAATGGGCTGATGAATTAGAGGTACCAATTGATAGAACAATTGCTATTGGAGATGGAGCTAATGATTTAGCAATGTTGAAGAGAGCTGGAATCGGCATTGGCTTCTGTGCCAAAGAAATCGTGAAAGAGGAAATTCCCCTTAAAATTGAAGATAGAGATTTAACAAAAGTATTGAATCTGATAGATTTCCTTTGA